The sequence AAGGGACTCTACATGGACATCACAGACAGACTATCTGACAGAGCAAAAGATAAAAAACCCTCTCCCATTCGTGAACTTTCAGGAAAATACCTTCCCATCGAAGGACTGATTTCTCTCGGCGGCGGCTACCCGAACCCGGAAACTTTTGTTTTTGAAAATCTTTCCATTAAATTCAAGGACGGCGCTCAGTTTCAAATTACCGACGGCGAACTCATTGGCGCTTCGCAGTACGGGCCTTCGGACGCCCAGCCGCGATTGAAAGAAAAATTGCTGGAATGGCACAAATTCAAAGACGGAATTCAGCTCGGGAAAGATCAGATCGTTGTGCTGAACGGCAGTCAGGAAGGGCTGTTCATCATGGCGTACCTTTTCACCGACCCGGACGACAGCATCATTATTTCCGAGCCCAGTTATCCGGGAACGTTGTCTGCGTTTCAGTCTTTCTGCAAAAATTTTGTTCCCATTCCCATTGACGCGGACGGTTTGCGCACCGACATCATCGAAGAAAAATTAGAGACAATCGTACTGACCGGCGAGCGGCTGCCCAAACTCATTTACACCAATCCCAACGGGCACAATCCCGGCGGTGTGACTCTTTCTCCCGAGCGGCGCAAACACCTCATCGAAATCGCCAACAAATTCGAGCTGCTCATTCTTGAGGATGATCCGTACCAGCTTTTGAATTTAGACGATGATGCAAAATTGCCCACAGTGCAATCCCTGGACACCGAAGGCAGAGTGATTCGGCTGGACAGTTTTTCCAAAATTTTCGCCCCGGGGTTACGCATCGGCTACGCTTCAGGACCGGCGGAGATCATTCGCCAGTTTGTGATGTTCAAACAGTCAGCCAATTTGCACACCAGCAGTTTCATTCAAATCATTTTGTGCCGCTACTTAGAAAAAGCCGGCTTTGAAGGATTCCGTAGTTCGATCAAAAAAAATTGTGAGCTTTACCGCCGCAACCGCGACGCCATGATTGCCGCCGTAAAAAAATACCTGCCGCCAGAAGTGAAATACAACGTGCCGTCATCAGGGATGTTCATCTGGTTCGAACTACCACAAAAATTCAATGCCGAACAAATGATTAAAAAATACGCTG comes from Calditrichota bacterium and encodes:
- a CDS encoding PLP-dependent aminotransferase family protein, which gives rise to MDITDRLSDRAKDKKPSPIRELSGKYLPIEGLISLGGGYPNPETFVFENLSIKFKDGAQFQITDGELIGASQYGPSDAQPRLKEKLLEWHKFKDGIQLGKDQIVVLNGSQEGLFIMAYLFTDPDDSIIISEPSYPGTLSAFQSFCKNFVPIPIDADGLRTDIIEEKLETIVLTGERLPKLIYTNPNGHNPGGVTLSPERRKHLIEIANKFELLILEDDPYQLLNLDDDAKLPTVQSLDTEGRVIRLDSFSKIFAPGLRIGYASGPAEIIRQFVMFKQSANLHTSSFIQIILCRYLEKAGFEGFRSSIKKNCELYRRNRDAMIAAVKKYLPPEVKYNVPSSGMFIWFELPQKFNAEQMIKKYAEELKVLLVPGSAFSARDHLKNFMRASFSMATPEQIEKGIKRFAEMIRREL